Genomic DNA from Euzebyales bacterium:
CACGAACAGCACCAGCCCGAGGACCGAGACGCCGGTGACCAGTGCAAGCGCCTTCTCCGCCAGCATCCGCGTGCGCGACAGGGGCGTCGCCAGCAGGACCTCGAGCGTGCCGGTCTCCTCCTCGCCTGCCACGGCGCGCGCGCCCCGGCCGATGCCGTAGACGAGGAACAGCGCCGGACCGAGCAGGCTGAACAGCTCGGCGTTCAGGAAGCCGGGGCCGGTCGTCATCGCTTCGATGTTGAACAGCTGCCCGAACACGTCGGGGTACTGCTCCAGGAACACCTCCAGATCCGGCATGTCACGGACCATCGGGTAGATGAGGACGAACAACGCCGTCATCGCCGCGATGCCGGCGCTCCAACCGACCAGTCCCCGGCGCTGGTCGTACAGGGCCTTGGCGTACACAGTGCTCGGCCGCATCACGACGCCTCCCCGGTGTAGTAATCCAGAAAGATCTGCTCGAGGTCGGCCTCGTGGGTGACGACGTTCTCCAGCCCCGTATCCCCGGCGACGCGCATCAGGCCCTCGAGCGATCCCTCCGTCACGGCATGGACACGGCGGCCGTCGCCGCGCACCTCGCGGACGCCACGCTGGGCGCGGAGGGCGTCGAGCGGAGGCTGACGCACGAACGTCAGGTCCAGGCGGCGCACCGCCCTGGCCTTCAACGACGCGACCTCCTCGACGACGACGAGCCTGCCGTCGCGCACGATGCCCACCGCGTCGGCGATCTGCTCGACCTCCGACAGCACGTGCGACGACAGGAACACGGTCCGTCCCGCGTCGCGCGCCTCACGTGTCAGCGCCAGGAACGTCCGCTGCATCAGCGGGTCCAGGCCGCTGGTCGGCTCGTCGAGCACCAGCACCTGTGGGTCGTGCATGAACGCCTGGATCAACCCGACCTTCTGCCGGTTGCCGCTGGACAGGTCGCCGATCCGACGACCCAGGTCCAGTTCGAGCCGCTGCGCGAGCTCGTCGACCCGGGGCCACGACACGCCTCCCCGCAGATCACCGAGGAACTCGAAGTACTGACGTCCCGCGAGGTCGTTGTAGGCCACGAAGTCGCCGGGCAGATAGCCGACCATCCGGTGCACGGCGCGCCTGTCTGCCCACACGTCGTGTCCACCGATCAGAGCGCGGCCGCGGGTCGCCCGCAGCAGACCGAGCAGGAGGCGGATCGTGGTCGTCTTGCCCGCGCCATTGGGTCCGAGGAAGCCGAACACGGCACCGGTCGGTACGTCGAAGTCCAACGCCTCGACACCCACCGTCGCGCCGTAGTGCTTGGTGAGATCGTGGACGCGGATCGCCGGTTGGGTCGCGGACGACCGCGGGCGGGCAATGGGTTGCGGCATCGTGTCCATCGGCGCTCCTCGCGTGTACCCACGACCACTGAAGCGGACGGCGCCCTGTCACGCAGGGCCGGTGGGCCCGATCCTCTGCGTCCAATGCGCCCGTGCCGGCAGGCGACGGACCCGAGCCCTTCGGGTCGAAGGCACCTCGGGGTCCGCCGGGCCAGACGGCGTCAGCGACACCGCAGTTCCACCACGATGACGATCCGGAGGAAGTACAGCGCATGCGCGGCCGGGTCCGCTCGGAGGACGCGTCGCTTGTCGGGCTCGCGCGCTTCACGCGCGACGCGAACCCGCGGGAGTTCGAACGCGCCGTTGCTGACTTCTACACCCGCAACGCCGATCGCCGGGCGCCGTCGGAGCGCAACGCCCCCGGCCCGGCACGGCGGAGGGCCGAGGGCTGACCTATGTGGTGGCGACTGGTTCTACCCCCACACGGTCAGCCGGTTCGAGTTCGGCTGCCTGCACAGCTACTCGACGAGTCCTACGGCCTTCCACTTCCACTCGCCGTACCAGGTGCAGGCGGAGTTCCTGGCCGACGTGGCCGAGTTGTCCCGTCCCGAGATGCCGACGGTGATGATGCAGACGGCCCGCGCCCGTGGCAACGCCATCCTCAGCGGTGCCTTCGTCAACGGCGCCGCCTACAGGATCGGGAATCCTCGCCCCTGGTAGGGGCGAGCTGTCGCGCCTACCCAGCCGAGGACGACCAAACGCCTGCGCCGTGATCCGCCATCCGCTACCCACCAGCCGACGCGTCGCGATCGCGCACGACGCGCACGGTCTGCGTGGCGGCCAGTGGTACGAGTGCCAGGGCCGCAGCGAGGAGCCAGCCTGCACCGGGGATCGCGGTCAGTCCGAGCAGGTCGGCCAATGGCCGGATGCCCAGCGCGGCGGCCTCGAGCACAGCGGTCGTGGCGAGCGCGGCCCACAGCCACGGGTTGCCGGTGGCGCCCCGGAAGCCCGACCCGCGATCGGTGCGGGCGTTGAACACTGTCAGCACCTGGCCGGCGGACATCGCGATGAACGTCGTCGTCTGCGCCTGGGCGGTGTCGAGGTCGAGCCACACCAGGGCCGCGCCGTACGCGGCCAACCCGACGGCGGCCACGAGGGTCGCCTGGATGAGGATCCGGCGTACGACGTCCCGGGAGATGACAGGTTCGGCAGGGTCACGGGGCGGCTCGCGCATGACGTCGGTACGGCTCGGTTCCAGCGCGAGCGCGAACGACGGCAGCACGTCGATCACGAGGTTGTTCCACAGGATCATCAGCCCGACCAGCGGCGGCGCGAACCCGAAGACCAGCGACGCGGTGATGACGGCCACCTCTGCGACGTGCCAGGAGAACAGGAACTGCCCGAACCGGCGGATGTTCGCGAAGATCCGGCGGCCCTCCTGCACGGCCGTCTCGATCGTGTCGAACTCGTCGTCGAGCAGCACGATGTCAGCAGCCTCACGCGCGACGTCGGTGCCGGAACCCATCGCGACGCCGACGTCGGCCTGGCTGAGCGCGGGCGCGTCATTGACGCCGTCACCGGTGACCGCGACGACATCCCCGGCACGCTGGAGACCCTCCACGATGCGCAGCTTGTGCTCCGGATCGACCCGGGCGAACACCTCGACGTCCGCGATCACCTCGCCGAGCTCGTCATCGCCCATGACAGCGATGTCCCGCCCGCGGACGACCCGGCCGGTCGACAGGTCGATGTCCTCGGCGATCGCACCCGCGGTGTCAGGTCGGTCTCCGGTGATCATCACCGTACGGATACCCGCGTCGTGCAGCGTCGCGACCGCCGCGACGGCTGTGTCGCGCGGGGGGTCGTGCATGCCGATGACCCCGACCACATCGAGGTCGACGAACAGCTCATCGTCGGCCGCATCGTCGCCCGGCGCGTCCCGCCGGGCGACCGCCAGGGTGCGCAGAGCCTCGCCGGCCATGCGGTCGGCCGCCTCGACCAGGCCACCATGACGATCGGGATCGAGCAGCGCCTCCGGCGCGCCCTTGACGTGCACGATGCCATCGACCACAACGGCCATCCGCTTGGTCTCGGAGTTGAACGGCACCTCCCGGCTGCGCTCGTGCTCCTCACGCAGTGCGCGCCAGTCCACGTCGTGCTCGCCGGCGGCGCGCAGCAGTGCGACCTCCGTGGGGTCGCCCACCGGATCGCCGTCAGGGTCGATGTCGCCGTCGTTGCACAACGCGGCGCTGACCCACAGTGCCCGCTGGTCGGCACCGTCCGCGAGTGCGAGGTCGACCACGTCCATCTGGTTGCGGGTCAGCGTGCCGGTCTTGTCCGAGCACACGACGGTCGTCGAGCCCAACGTCTCGACGGCGGGCAGGCGACGCACAAGGGCGTTGCCGGCGGCCATGCGACGCATGCCGATCGCCAACGTCAGCGTCGCCACCGCCGGCAGCCCCTCCGGAACGACCGCGATCGCCAGCGCGACAGAGATCTCGACCACCTCGTTCACCTCGCGTCCGCGCAGCAGGCCGACGCCGAACAGCACCGCGGCGCCGGCGACGACGATGACGGCGAGCCGGCGGCTGAGGTGCTCCAACCCCTCCTGCAGCGGCGCCTTGGTGGTGTCGGCCGAATCGGCCAGATGGGCGATGCGGCCCATCTCGGTCGCCCGACCGGTCGCGACCACGATCCCACGGCCGTATCCCGACGAGGCGGTCGTGCCCATGAAGAGCATCCCGACCCGGTCCCCGACCGGCGCGTCCGCGTCGACCGCGTCGGGGCGCTTGGCGACCGGTTCGCTCTCGCCGGTCAGCGCCGACTCCTCGACCGCGAGATCCTCCGCGCTGAGCAGTCGGACGTCGGCCGGCACCCGCTCGCCCGCCTCCACGATGACCACGTCACCCGGCACGAGGTCCGTCGCGTCGATCTCGTCGCGCCGGTTGTCGCGCTCGACATCGGCGACCGAGCGCATCATGTTCCTCAGCGACGCGACCGACCTGGCCGCCTGCAGTTCGGTGATGAACCCCACGACGGTGTTCACGACCAGCACGACCACGATGGCCGCAGCCTCGATCACCTCTCCGACCACGAAGCCCGCGACGGCGGCGCCGATGAGCAGCACCACGACGGCGTTGGCGATCTGGTCCCAGACCAGGCGCCACCACGGTGTGCCGGTGTCCTCGCCGAGGGTGTTGCGCCCGTAGCGCTCCCTGCGCGACTCCACCGCGTGACCCGGCAAACCCGTCGCCGGGTCGACGTCCACCGTCGACGCGACCTTCTCGGCCGCCATCGCGTGCGGATCTTCGATGACTACGGAGACATCGTCAGGCATCCATGCACCTCATCGGGGCTGCTTGTCCACGCGAGCCGCGTCCCGGCGTCACAGGACTCAACGCCATGCTGCACGGCCGCGTCGCCCGGCCGGTCCAACCGGCTCCTGCGGACGACGCCGCGCACGCCCCACATGTGATACTCCCCGTCAGGCAACCACTGACACGCGCGTCAGGGTTGCGCCACCGTTGAGCGCTGCCGGGCTGCGCCGCCGACGTCACCGTCACCCACGCCGCACCGAGCACCCACCCACCGACCACCTCCGACAGCCGGTGCACGCCCAGGTGCAGACGGGAGACACCGATGGGGAAGCCACGACCACCGCGGTCGACGAGGCGCGTCGCGTGGCGGTCAGGTGCGAGATCAGCCACGCCAGCGCGCCGTCGCATGCCACGGCCCGGGCGCTGTGGCCGGACGGGGAACGCGTACCTGACTCCGCGCGCCGCCGTCAGCCCACGGCGGTCTTCACAAGCTCGACGACCTTCTCCTCCACGGCAGGGGA
This window encodes:
- a CDS encoding ABC transporter permease subunit, which codes for MRPSTVYAKALYDQRRGLVGWSAGIAAMTALFVLIYPMVRDMPDLEVFLEQYPDVFGQLFNIEAMTTGPGFLNAELFSLLGPALFLVYGIGRGARAVAGEEETGTLEVLLATPLSRTRMLAEKALALVTGVSVLGLVLFVTMIAFGPVVDLGLTVGYAAAAAISMTLLGAEFGLLALAVGAATGRRGPAITVAGVAAVSSYLLFAVGALVDEVEPWRFLSPFQHAIGTEPIINGMSGGYATAMAVVGLVVVVLSSPLLERRDIAT
- a CDS encoding ABC transporter ATP-binding protein; translation: MDTMPQPIARPRSSATQPAIRVHDLTKHYGATVGVEALDFDVPTGAVFGFLGPNGAGKTTTIRLLLGLLRATRGRALIGGHDVWADRRAVHRMVGYLPGDFVAYNDLAGRQYFEFLGDLRGGVSWPRVDELAQRLELDLGRRIGDLSSGNRQKVGLIQAFMHDPQVLVLDEPTSGLDPLMQRTFLALTREARDAGRTVFLSSHVLSEVEQIADAVGIVRDGRLVVVEEVASLKARAVRRLDLTFVRQPPLDALRAQRGVREVRGDGRRVHAVTEGSLEGLMRVAGDTGLENVVTHEADLEQIFLDYYTGEAS
- a CDS encoding cation-transporting P-type ATPase, which encodes MPDDVSVVIEDPHAMAAEKVASTVDVDPATGLPGHAVESRRERYGRNTLGEDTGTPWWRLVWDQIANAVVVLLIGAAVAGFVVGEVIEAAAIVVVLVVNTVVGFITELQAARSVASLRNMMRSVADVERDNRRDEIDATDLVPGDVVIVEAGERVPADVRLLSAEDLAVEESALTGESEPVAKRPDAVDADAPVGDRVGMLFMGTTASSGYGRGIVVATGRATEMGRIAHLADSADTTKAPLQEGLEHLSRRLAVIVVAGAAVLFGVGLLRGREVNEVVEISVALAIAVVPEGLPAVATLTLAIGMRRMAAGNALVRRLPAVETLGSTTVVCSDKTGTLTRNQMDVVDLALADGADQRALWVSAALCNDGDIDPDGDPVGDPTEVALLRAAGEHDVDWRALREEHERSREVPFNSETKRMAVVVDGIVHVKGAPEALLDPDRHGGLVEAADRMAGEALRTLAVARRDAPGDDAADDELFVDLDVVGVIGMHDPPRDTAVAAVATLHDAGIRTVMITGDRPDTAGAIAEDIDLSTGRVVRGRDIAVMGDDELGEVIADVEVFARVDPEHKLRIVEGLQRAGDVVAVTGDGVNDAPALSQADVGVAMGSGTDVAREAADIVLLDDEFDTIETAVQEGRRIFANIRRFGQFLFSWHVAEVAVITASLVFGFAPPLVGLMILWNNLVIDVLPSFALALEPSRTDVMREPPRDPAEPVISRDVVRRILIQATLVAAVGLAAYGAALVWLDLDTAQAQTTTFIAMSAGQVLTVFNARTDRGSGFRGATGNPWLWAALATTAVLEAAALGIRPLADLLGLTAIPGAGWLLAAALALVPLAATQTVRVVRDRDASAGG